In one window of Porites lutea chromosome 8, jaPorLute2.1, whole genome shotgun sequence DNA:
- the LOC140945422 gene encoding serine/arginine-rich splicing factor 10-like, which translates to MSSCSRPKNCSLYVRNLPRETRSEDVERLFSQYGRVTDAHILLDHYTGEPQDFAYVQFEDIRGAEDANHYLNGVTFHRKEIQVQFAEGQRKTPAQMRGKERREAHGYSSSNRRDNYDEGNSVDDQGHVPPHRCGEQSRDSQR; encoded by the exons ATGTCGTCGTGTTCAAGACCAAAGAACTGCTCACTTTACGTGAGAAACTTACCTCGCGAGACAAG atCCGAAGATGTTGAACGCCTTTTCTCCCAATATGGCCGTGTTACCGACGCGCACATTCTGTTGGACCACTACACAGGAGAACCCCAAGACTTTGCTTATGTACA ATTTGAAGATATACGTGGTGCCGAGGATGCCAATCACTATCTAAACGGAGTGACGTTCCACAGAAAAGAAATTCAGGTTCAGTTTGCagagggacaaagaaaaa cACCAGCACAGATGCGTGGCAAGGAAAGGAGAGAAGCCCATGGTTACAGCAGTAGTAATAGGAGAGATAACTACGATGAAGGGAACAG cgTCGACGATCAAGGTCACGTTCCCCCGCACCGCTGTGGTGAACAAAGTCGTGATAGTCAACGTTAG